One Echeneis naucrates chromosome 16, fEcheNa1.1, whole genome shotgun sequence genomic window, AACAGCCATTCTATTTAAATGAAGACGAGCTGATTGTGATGCATGCATGCAAGAGGTTTATGAAACATCTACAAGCCAGATGAGCTCACTCTCTCTTTATGGATGTTTGCCATCATCAAAATGAGGAGAGCTTAAGCAAACATCAATGTACTTGAGCTGGCCAAGTAGCTAAAGGCCACATATGATAACAGAACATGGCAAACATTTAATGAATCATTACTGATCCAATACTATGGAGAGCATTTCAACATTGTTTAAGGCCCAAAGAGCTGCTGGCAAGTGATGCAAATGTTCCTTTTTCAGACTATTCAATTTAAAGATAATGAATGTTCAAAGAAACTTTCTCTCACACCTCCTCTCTCACATTTGAGCACAAATCAGTGCAACTTTCTATAATGCTCTGCCAAACTGaaggagacagagcagaggttgattagataaaaatgaaaccaagcATCTGGCTAGTGTGTGATTGCATTgatgtctgtgcgtgtgtgtgtgtgtgtgcatgcttggtTTCATtgctgttacaaaaacaatgtatAACCAGACAAATGATTCACCATTAGATTAAATTACATTCATACACCAACAAAAAATAGAGAGGACTTAAAAACACTTTACTTTGAAATAACAGGCTTTTCTAATAATGCCCTTCAGCTTCTGACGTTGGTTGATTTTAATGAACGAGTCACCACCATGGTCGCAGCCATTTCTCATGCCAACGAAATTAAAATGCGtcaattggaaaaaaagaactaaTGACATGACGTGCTGAAGGGTAAGTTTGTCTATTTGACCTTTTGGAGTGCTTCAAAAATGTAAGCAAAACACATTCCTCCTGATTCTTGGATTTATTATGTTGTTTACTAACCATCAGCGAATATAACATAATTGTGAAATTTGCATATCTATGCCACGAGTACTTTCCAAAGGCAAAAACAGGTTTATCCATAAAATACGTATGCATAAAATACAGTACACAGCTGTAGCTGCGTGCATTGTTTTGGTCAGGTTTAACGAGTCTCTGTGCTTTAAGCATTAAACATTAAAGATTCAAATTCTCAGTCCCAACAAAATGACCTTTGGGTATTCTTTACTAACAAGGCCCAAAAAATACGAGACAAAGCTTTCATATTTGTAATTTCTGCATTGAATAGTCAGTCAGAAGCCAAACAGGAGACAAAGGAAAGGATTAGGAGGGGCACAACATGCAACAGACTGCAATCATAGGGTGGGTGTCACCAGGGCTAGGGCACTCTGAAAACCCCTTTCATTTATATCAACATGCTAacaattaatcatttaaaattttatttaaaacattttgtgaaattcAAGGGAATTGAGAGAACCAGCACAAAGATTTGATATTAAGCAAGTATACTGTTTTCATGTTAACTAATGTTACAGTAAGCTACCGTTTGCTAATTAGCCAGAActataatgaaatgttttgctcatattttgtaaagaaagaaagttttgGGCTTCACCCTTAAAAGTGATCAATAATGTGCATTATATTTTGTGACAATCTCGCCAGCAGGAAAAAATTTGAAAGACATAGCCACGTTCAACTTCCTAGTTGCACCAAAGGAGTGTGCAGGAGATCctcaaaatgagcaaaaatgtATCTAAAGCCATGAAtgtctgaactgaactgagtGCTATCTAGCAGACGTGCCAAACAATCCAACAGATTTTGAGACATTTCATTAGATACTCTAAGTGAATAACTGTGTAATACGTCTATGAACTAAACTCCCAAACAAGCAGCTCAGCTACACTCTGTGAAACCAAACAACTCCCAGGATATGCAGTATCCTCTCTGTGGCAAgctacaaacaaaaataactcgatttttcatttttatcagcGTAGACACTATAATAAATAAGATTTGGTGTGTAAGTAGAGTATTATGTCTGGTCCCCAAATGTACTATGTCGGCATTATCATAGTGGAAATAGGTTGGTGTAGGTCTGTTTTTGTATTGGTGGAAGTGGTTAACTAGGCATGTTGTACATTAAACAGCTGCCTTGCTTGTAGACAtaaacacccaaacacacaagctgAAGAAGGATATTACAAAAGAATCCAATTTTGATGTTTGGCACAACATATTGTTTTTAACATAGTCAAATCTAATATGACTCAATTTATCCTAAAGACATGTTTTTACAAATGtatgtgtaaaatgtaaaggAGGTGATGCTCTAATTGTTGTAAGAATTCACTCTGAGATCTTCAATTtgaaatggacagaaaataCAGATAATTTGTGTACGCGTGCACCGGCCACTTTGCTTCGACATAATTGCTAAGCTATTTATTTGTTAAGCACATTTACTGTCTCATATGTGTGGTGTTTGCAGGGCAGGGCTCCACTGTAAATCAGATGATATTAAGGAAACTGTTTGATGATATTTGAGGATGTCTAGAAGGGCCGCGGCTTGAGAAAAGTGTTCTCTCAGTGGTTTGATGCACATATCAATCTTTAAAAGTGTACGCGTTCTCAAAACAGAATTCACCATCACTTTAATGAAGTGGTGCTTATACAGCATTTTGTGATGAGACCATAAACCATTTTAATTAGAGAACAGTTTCATATTACACACTCAAACAACATTCATTATAGAttatataaaatacataattcCTGTTCAAGAAATGGTTGCATACATATTAATGCGTGATGTGTGTATGCATCAAATAGCACATATACCTAGCTAGTGACTTCATTGCGGGCCTGTAGCTCTGACATGAACGATACCAATGCTCTCTGCACATCTAATTCTAGTTACCCTCAGAATGTTTACTTTTTGCAAGGAAAACTATTTACTACAATGAAACTAAAGTAAAACTGTGGATATCTTTCcttgaaataaaattaatgacTATGGTCCGACTCTTCCCAAAAATATCCAACCAGCTTTTCGTGATCGATAAGTCTGTTTATATGTTTGATAAACCCGGTGACCAAGgatcagaagaaaaaaaaatctaatagtACAAACATGAGTTAGCAGTGAAAAAGTTGATAGGATTTGGCTGTGTTGCAGACAGATGTTGATAATCTGAGTCAAGATGTGAAATAAGTTCTCATAAGATTAGGACATAAAAGGTAAACTCCCTTATTATCAGGGTGCTATCAACAGTTTAAAGCAGTGCCTCAAGGTTTCCCTCCCCCATCTGGAAAAAGGCAGTAACCCACAGGCCTTAATGCATGTATGGTATGAGATATTTCAGACGGGATATTTGTGCACCTTTCATGCTTACAGAGCTGGTTTGAGGCCTGAGGCTTGTATGGATGTCAATTGTGAATGCTCAGCAGctcaaaatattatttctgttgGAAAATATCAATTTATTTAGGCTGTGAAATCCCAGTGAACATTagcaaacatttcctttttcatctcCTAGCCAAACaagtttttgcatttaattatCATTTCTGAAGTTTAGATCCAGTGCTCTGTGGCAGACCAACTGTTAAAGCAAAGCTAACATTTACTTAACACAGACTGATTAGTAATATTAAGACCAGAAGCTTACGTTTTGCTTATGTTAAAGTTGTCCAACTGTCCAACTAACCAATGTAATAACTCAAGCTACATTCAATTTACAGTTTTACAACCTTTGGACCAATAGAAGCAGAGAGCACTTCCCGCTGTAGATGATATCCTACCTACACCTCAACCGTTTGTCTTCCTGAGCTGATTCAAGTTGCAGgtggaagataaaaaaaaagatgctggcTGATCAAATTTATTCGTTTCAATTTGTTTTAGAATAGACAACGGGGGCTCATGTATGAAATGCATGTTATTGTGCATGAAGTAGAATCTTGTAAAAGAGGGAAGTGTTTGATGTGTCCCgacttttcaaaataacagaCTGGAAATAAGATACCCATTGCTGGAAGCACAGGCATAACTGATAGGTGGCGATATAGTAAAGATTAGTATATGCTGTATATAATCTGTGATGCTTGTGTTTAATTGCTGGATATAAAGCTCAGGCAGGtaaggagagagagatttgTAATGGCATGTTAGCACCTACATCAACCCtctcacacagaaagacagatcactgcagcagaaaacccTGATGAGAGATggaattttctgtttctttccttttgtgcATCTACCCAGCATCTGTTGATCAACAGCTGCTCATGATGTCTtgctttccttctccttctctctttgtgCATTGCCTGAATCCTCTCACTCATTCATACCTGTCCACCTTTTGTTCTTCTGACTTATTGCTCTTATCTTTCCCTTTCTATTCACCCTCttattttcctccatttcttctCTCCGTCCTTTCACTCAGTCAACGTTTTAGGTTCTccatttgccttttttcttttttatttttacattgctCATTTTCTTgtcactttcttttccttcttttccatgGCCTTCGCACTCCTCCTCACCTCTTTTCACTCCTCTTGTCCCTCTAACTGATTGCATTTACTATCAACCACTCTCCTCGTCCGGCTGTTTCTCATCTCCTGCATGCACCACGATAGCTGCCTCTAAGGCAATCAAACAGTGGGAGTTTTCAACACAGCAGATGCACTGGATGGAAGGGAATATGAATGAAAGAGGCAGAGGATGAGCAGTGCACAGGTTGGATGCTTGAAGGAGACGGGATGAACTAAACCTGCCAGTTTTGTGCCAAGAATATGAAAGAGCTAAGAACCGAAACGGTATAAAACATTAATCTCAAAAATATTTCAggttttatagtttttatacTTCACAAAAGTTTCCCATGAGTGGTTTACTTCAGCTTTAAGATTCTGGTTGGAGGAGTCTTCCGGTCAAGTAATTATCAActtggtgtgtttttctttgtttaccttttttgctgttgagcagcagcagatatAAGAGAACACACCATGTTGGCAGTCTGATAATGGCGATGTGGTACACATCATAGCTGTGCTGTGGATGGTCTGACTTAATTGCCTCAGTGCCATGAGTCAAGTATTCGCCATCCATGGTCTATTTGCATTCAATTGAACCAAGATGACTGGGAGTACACAAAGATTTTGACATAGCTTTTCCTCTACAAATTTTGTCTGCCTtccttgttgctgttgttgttattgttgctgttacTGCCGCTAATTAATTCAAGACCCAAGTAATAAAGTATAAGCAGCGAAAGCCCCAGGGACACAACAGCATAATTACACAACAGTTTAATATGCTAGAGATACATTGTAATTAACGTTGTGTGGCATCATCATGTCATTGTGTGCATGTTAAATACTGGAAATGGGCTTTAGACTAGCTGTTAGTGAGATGAAGAAAGAGTTGTGACGAAGATGAGAGGGTACACTGCGGGCTCTGTGCGAGTGTGAGGAACAAATGAGTgttatttacacaacaaaacCCATGTGAGTTTGtgcatcttgtgtgtgtgtgtgagagtaaaTTAAAACTCTAGTATGTGTTAACTCTAATTTACTTAATAGTTTCATTTCACAGATggataaggaaaaaaaaaaaaaaaaaatctctcagcCTGTCGCTTCAATTCATGAAACGGCGGGGAGGAGCGTCGCTGTCTGTGGTGCTGAAAGTAAAGCGGCTGCGTGCCCCTCCTCGCGCTCGATGTTGATCCATCCTCTGCACGTGTATTGATTAATTATGATTGGACCGGCCGACTGGCTtccacctgcccccccccccccccacctctctccgGGCTCGGGGGAAAGACATCTCAAACGTACACAATGACTGCCAGTGCGAAGAACGTGCAACTTTtataggggggggggggcacgcacacacacacacacacacacacacacacacacacaaacaaacagatgaacacACGAACATGCGCTACCTGTATAGTTTGGCGGTTGTAGACTTTCACTACGTGGAAGTTAAAACTGTAAATCCCTTTGCGCGGCGCGATGAAATTACTTCTCTCCTCGTCAAAATTCTTCCCGACGTTTACGAGAACctggaagaaagagagacagaagaaacagaGAATGGTTGGTAAAACAGTTACTTCCGGTTTGTGCCTCTCACAGCATTTGAATTCAGACGTAACTGCAAGACCACACGAGTGCCTGAAGAATTAtagaagaataataataaagtccTAAATGTAACATTGTGATACCAAACAGAGCCACGCCAAAGCGAAGATGCAGACTATTCGTaagaatttaataatttcattcattttgtagcATGAAGCCATTAAATCCAAATTTCGGAGGCGTCTCTTCACATTGAACTCGAACGGATCTCTGACAACACACTCTCTGCTTTTATCTCGTCTCTTCCCCGGACAGAACTCCTCCAAACTTGACGGAGGAATGAAAGGGAACTTAATCAatctttcaaatgaaattttcaatTATGCATTTCTGCTGCCAAATGTCTGGTTTAATGGACGGAGGGGAACTATGGCGTGTAATTGAACGGCAATTTGAGGGAGAATTAACCTTTAACGGCGGCCGGGGAGGACCTCGCCCTCGCGACCCGACGTTTCTAAATTATTTGGCGAGATGTCAGTTCCCCTTATCGCATATATGTCAGAGCAAAAAGTTGAAATTTTCAAAAGTCTTGCCTGTCAGGTTATTTTTTCACGACCACTTAGGGAATGCATtgtctattaaaaaaaaaaaaaggagagtcAGATTCGCCTCAGCTTGCCTTTTTACTTGTGTGGGACGAAGCTGCTCCCTGATgagccacagagctgcaggagaagcAGCTCCGTGGCTCATCACAGCGGACTTCCGCCTGTGCTCACCTCACACGTTTGCCCTCTTCATTAAACTGATGGTTTATTGCAGAAAGCCGATAATCTCACAGAACAAAAGCGAAGGCAGCAAACCTGGCTAGATCCTCACACAGTCTGTGCCACATCAGACATTAGAAATGAGATCCTGGAGCTTTTCCGCACCTCGACACTGACAGGGAAGTTATCCTCACTACGCCGAAACACACCGCCTCAAACTTCGCATGTGCGCTCTCCTGCAGCATTTCCTGAGCTCAAACTGACTGGAAAAcgatcacatttattttaacaagGTAGATACTTTGGCTCCTACCCGATCGAAGTAGATGACCATGGTCCGGTTGCTCATCTCGGAGGGTTCATGGTTGGTGTTCCTTACTGCGGAAAATGCCACTTTGGCGCTGCCCGAGCGCACCGAAATCCCGAGCGCCGTGCCGGTGGGGTCCGAGGTCGGGTTGGAGTCGCAGACCACCAGGCACTTCCCCTCCAGGACGATGGGCTCCGTCTCGTTCTGGGCACGGGCCGGACTCGCCGCGAGCCACACGGCACCGAGCAGGCAAACCGTCAACATACCGAACCGGAGCGGCAACTTCCCCGGTGGGCTCCGCACCTCAGACCGCGACCGTTCAAAAACAAGGCAGGAGGAGTTTCCCGGTGTTCCCCCGGTGGACCTTCGGGAGGCTTGTTtaactaattttatttttttttctagataaTTCGGGGGATTCAGATGAGACCAACGAATACTTTCTTCCTCGCCAAGTCTCTCTGCTGGGGAAACCAGACGGTTGTTCTCCCGCTCTCCCGTCGATCGGCAGCCGGTCAGCCCGTCTCTCCTTCCGATCTCCCGGCTCGGACCTGCACTTCTCCGTCCTCTTCCGTCACTTCGCGGCAGTTTCTCTGTCACTTGGACACGCGGCGGACGGGAGTCGCGCGCGGAGCGGAAGGGCCCTGGACGAGTGACGAGGCAGAAGAACTCATAGCGCGCGGGAGGGAGCTCCGTCTCCTCTCTCTCGCGCGCGCTTGAATTATTGATATGTGAGATATGAGAGtttcaaacacaaaaggctCGAGAGGAAGCGACGCGGCGCGCGAGCCCAAGATGCCCTgatccttccctctctctctctctctctctctctctctctctctctcagacccCTCCCCCCGTTAACAGAGACCCATCACCGGATTAGCGCGTGCGCCTCTTTGATATTTTCCGTCCGTCCCCCTCCCCGCCCCTCCGCTTTATccaacatttctctgtctttctaaGGCTCATCTCCCCCATTCActccatctatctgtctgtctcattgCAAACCTATcctctgtgcccccccccccacatctaTCAGCACATTATAGtttacagcagcagagtttATGAAGTAGTAGTTATGTTATCACTGAGTCAGAAGACCAATCAGAAATGGagtccccccccctccacctccacctccacctgtgtTAAGAGCAAACAGgtggaaacagacagaaggTGGAGAtggtggttgaaaaaaaaaatgggtgtaggttttttttaatgggggGGTTAGGGTAAATTTTAGATGAGCAAACAGAAACTGGAGAATACTGATGCggcagggagagaaagatgtTTATTGCCTAATGTGGCAAACACTTGACTTGATTGCACTTCTTTCATTAGACCTGCTTGCCTGGTAAACACCCTCATCTATCAGGCAGCACAGCAACTTAAATGACTCAAACACTGCAAGGTCCATAATATCAGGAAGAAAATTATACTTTATCAAGCTTCATGTTTTGGTGTTGAGTTTGGCGACTCTCAATCTAAGAGCCCAAATAAACCAGCAGCTGAACTAATTAACTAGTTAAACAACGTGAAGCTTTTTGAACGCTTTTGTTTTTAACgtgattttctttctgtttcacttcTTTATTCCGTTTgtcactttccctcctctctcatcaGTCTTTCCTCCCCGTCTATccatttctgcttctctctcccaGAGGTTTCCTTCAGCCACTAATACAAGCTGACGGAGAATGACAGGCCAAAAGGACTTCTCTCAGAAGCAGGGACGAGCTACATCtactctgtccctctctctgtgtgtcataCATTTAAAGTATAGATGCTGTCACACAGTACAATCtcaatttttctctctttctgtggaCCACATTACCTCTTTTACCACAcactgctgagtgtgtgtgttagttttcTGAGGCTGTCACCGTCACACGGGAGGAACAGAGCTCATTGTTTGTCAGGGTGACACCGGCCTGACTGCAGTTTAACTGGACTGACAGACAGGAGCGAGTTGCCACCACCACACCTTGTCTGTGCGTGTCAATGGGTGCGTGTGTACGACTGGCGTGAGAATGTGtgagttgcttttttttgttcagcAGAGATTAAAGAGCGATCATTGCTATCATATCCGTTGCTTCTGGCCCACAAGGACTGTCTTCTTTCTCAactgcctgtctgtccacctgccaGCCTAATTacctatctgtctctctctctctctctcggccatctgtctgtctgcctgcctgcctgctggCCGATGATGCTCTCTCGCCTGAGTCTCTGAGGCTGCGCAGTGCTATCATGGCATTTAGCAAGTGAGATCACCAAAGTTCATCTTTTTGGGGCTAAGGACCGagagaaaataatcaaatcaaagctAAGGTACACAAAAAAAGATCCATTCTGCTAATCAGCTACTCAGCGTGATAAATATAGAACCAGGGAACAAAACATAACCAACAGCCGGCAttaagtgaagaaaaatatggCTTTAGTCAGTCGGCATATTGTCTGGAAAGATTCCTATTGTCGTCACTGGACTAAAATGTGCGGTTTGGATGCCGATTAGGTGTGAAGGCTGAAAGGAACAAGTATCACTTTTTCTATTTACAGGCATTTTTCAGTCCAATAAGTATTGTAAAGAAAAGGGGATAGGGATGCATAATATGTCATTGCATTTCTCATATTTCTATTCCTATAGTCATATCTCACTTGTGTTGTTTGCAGCTATTATTCCttaacagaaattaaaaaggtGTGAGCACATGTGCTCTTTCCTCAGTGCGACTGTTACTGTTTGTACAGTGAAAAATAGCTCACCAAGCTGGCTTGTTTTACACTTTGTACATTATACATGATGTATTTATTCTATAAGTCTCTGGGCCTTAGTTCCCAGGAGTGGTGCAGAACTGATTTAAGACACAATGGAGATCTCTTGACTAAATTACAGTCTTACAGTTAGCTATTAAAAGTAACAATGTGCAGCTGAGAAACAGTTTTCCACAACTCTCTCTTCAgtcaaaaaacagaagaaaaaaatagatttaacaGAGGAGGCAGTCTGAAATTCAACATATCTCAAGGAGctcaaaaccaaaataaagccAGAGTCAGAAATAATCAAATTTCTTCTAAAATCTATtagtaaagatttttttttatgtgttttttactttttactcaGTTGGGCaatttaaaagttattttaaaacagtcatttcaaacaaacaattataGCTATATTAGGCAGATAGATAGATTGTTTTTGAAAACCTGTTTGG contains:
- the cbln1 gene encoding cerebellin-1; amino-acid sequence: MLTVCLLGAVWLAASPARAQNETEPIVLEGKCLVVCDSNPTSDPTGTALGISVRSGSAKVAFSAVRNTNHEPSEMSNRTMVIYFDRVLVNVGKNFDEERSNFIAPRKGIYSFNFHVVKVYNRQTIQVSLMHNGWPVISAFAGDQDVTREAASNGVLIQMEKGDRAYLKLERGNLMGGWKYSTFSGFLVFPM